One Natrinema halophilum genomic window carries:
- the gvpM gene encoding gas vesicle protein GvpM, translated as MRPRKDEETFVDVIDVLLRDGAILRADVIVSVAEVPLVGIKLTAAIAGMETMNEYGLFEEWDASRRKAALDRRQYHDTEADSDLEKLPDFGVGSSREEMQDRDERGERDERDERDERDE; from the coding sequence ATGAGGCCGCGAAAGGACGAGGAGACGTTCGTCGACGTGATCGACGTCTTGCTCAGGGACGGCGCGATCCTCCGTGCGGACGTGATCGTTTCGGTCGCGGAAGTCCCTCTGGTGGGCATCAAGCTCACGGCGGCGATCGCCGGCATGGAGACAATGAACGAGTACGGACTCTTCGAAGAGTGGGATGCCAGCCGCCGGAAAGCAGCCCTCGATCGTCGTCAATACCACGACACTGAGGCTGACAGCGATCTGGAGAAGTTACCCGATTTCGGCGTTGGGAGTTCCAGGGAAGAGATGCAGGATCGAGACGAACGCGGTGAACGTGACGAACGGGACGAACGGGATGAACGGGACGAATAG